One stretch of Candidatus Bathyarchaeia archaeon DNA includes these proteins:
- a CDS encoding HK97-gp10 family putative phage morphogenesis protein: MQGVEEFKAAMQRFDSGMQREVHSFLASWAADVKAQAVKNAPMVTGYLRSTIYAKIREWVAEIGADATYAFFVELGTKYMQAQPYLYPAIQQYLPELESVIVQAIEQAKAEAGL; encoded by the coding sequence ATCCAAGGCGTAGAAGAATTCAAAGCAGCTATGCAAAGGTTCGATTCGGGCATGCAGCGTGAGGTCCATAGCTTTTTGGCTAGCTGGGCTGCCGACGTCAAAGCTCAAGCCGTCAAGAATGCGCCGATGGTTACGGGTTATCTTCGCAGCACAATCTATGCCAAAATCAGGGAATGGGTCGCTGAAATCGGCGCAGATGCGACTTATGCCTTTTTTGTTGAGCTTGGCACCAAGTACATGCAGGCACAACCCTACCTTTACCCAGCCATTCAACAGTACCTTCCCGAACTCGAATCCGTCATAGTGCAAGCTATTGAACAGGCTAAAGCGGAGGCTGGGCTATGA
- a CDS encoding phage tail tube protein — MVDTYHSDQEKFYYVPEGTFGAVPASPAMLGHSCSNLDPDINPNNIRVAGTGSVDVVSLKRGLRQPLLKLKYPIPSDAPINLLQYVKQELNTSLSLQVLYYKDIFVTATDIISLLYKGARFNKATLTCDIDGILECEAEFPAQDVEITAAKIANATYTEYAGAVSGSESYVKIGGVACERITSWKLQIDNSCKAVPVIRSTNGHLAKYLTWGKRLLTGELTFEFESKQEADDILADTEQSSLEFGLGGANKVNVEYTKWDDFSLSGKAEDLIYAKVPFTARGPLTIS; from the coding sequence ATGGTAGACACCTATCACTCCGACCAAGAAAAATTCTACTACGTTCCAGAGGGCACCTTCGGCGCGGTTCCTGCGAGCCCAGCGATGCTTGGGCACTCCTGCAGCAACTTAGACCCCGACATAAACCCGAACAACATCCGAGTGGCAGGCACTGGTTCAGTGGACGTGGTCTCTCTAAAACGTGGGCTAAGACAACCGCTGTTAAAACTCAAGTATCCAATCCCCTCTGACGCACCGATTAACCTGTTGCAGTACGTCAAACAGGAACTCAACACCAGTCTTTCCTTGCAGGTGCTTTACTACAAAGACATCTTTGTCACAGCAACCGATATCATAAGCTTGCTCTACAAGGGCGCACGCTTCAACAAGGCAACCCTAACATGTGATATAGACGGCATTTTGGAGTGCGAAGCCGAATTCCCAGCCCAAGACGTGGAAATAACGGCAGCCAAGATTGCAAACGCCACCTACACAGAGTATGCAGGCGCTGTCTCAGGCAGCGAGAGCTACGTGAAAATCGGCGGTGTAGCATGTGAACGGATTACTTCTTGGAAACTGCAAATCGACAACTCATGCAAAGCTGTCCCGGTCATACGGTCAACAAACGGGCACTTAGCCAAGTACCTAACGTGGGGCAAGCGGCTTTTGACTGGAGAGTTGACTTTTGAGTTTGAAAGCAAGCAAGAAGCCGACGACATTTTGGCTGATACCGAGCAATCCAGCCTTGAATTTGGGCTTGGCGGCGCTAACAAAGTCAACGTTGAGTACACCAAATGGGATGATTTTTCGTTGAGCGGCAAAGCTGAGGACCTAATCTATGCCAAGGTTCCGTTCACGGCTAGAGGACCGCTCACAATTTCTTAG